From Aegilops tauschii subsp. strangulata cultivar AL8/78 chromosome 5, Aet v6.0, whole genome shotgun sequence:
tactttgtttgtcatgaacttaatactatgAGATGCACGTTGGATAGCGGTCTTGGGGTGGATTACTAGTAATAGATGCAGTTGGATTaacagtctacttgtcacgggcATAATGCCTATGTAATGATTATGACATGGATGATCATCAttactatgctcaattctatcaatttctcaacagtaatttgtttacccatcgttgTTATGCTTTTGAGAGAGATGCCACTAGTGAACCTATGGACctcgggtctattctccatcaatAAGAATCCTGCAATTACCTTGTTGGCTCTCTTATATTTTCCTTTTACTTTTTATTGCTTTGCCTATCACTATTAGATTTAATCTTGCAACTGGCAAGAACAAGGGGAGTGACGACCCTCTTGCCTTTGTTGGGTGCAAGCAATTGTTGTGTCTGTGTGCAGGTACTGTTCATGTTGCTGGTGTGGTGCCTTCTActggttcgataaaccttggttcttaactgaggaaaatactatCTGCTATTATACTacttcacccttcctcttcggggaaattgAACAACTCCATCGCGAGTAGCACAGACATAACGTTTGATCGTGGGGATGCTAGAACACGAGAATGAGAAAAAAGAACAAAACCGATAACAAGAATGGTGTAGTGAGCATGTGTTGATCTCAAGGGTTTATCGATATAACTCACGTCGGGCTTTGAAACGTATCATGAACAGAAGTAATGACATATGACCTacggttcactcgaatatcactCGTGTAAATATAGGGTCAATATGGATGTCCACGATTTCACTATTAATTATTGAGCGAAAGGTGCTTCTTCCATATCTATATTTTACCGAACCTGCAGCGTCACACGCTTAAGGGATTACGGTTTGTTGAGTTCTATAGGAATTAGGAATATGAGAAAATATTACCGAAAAAGTTTCGagaataaaagaaataatttcGGGATAAACCGAAAGCGCTTAGGGGTTACATTAAGAGTTTCGAAGAATAAGGGTAATGCTATGTAGGCAAGAAATGTTTCCGGAGACCTAATATAATTACCGGGAGCCTCCTAGGATTTATTTAGGGGCTATGGGCTATTCCCTCCGTTTCAGTTTACAAGTCCTGCGCGTATAGCTAGGTTGCCAATTTTATCACTCTAATATAAACTATACATAAAAATTATACCGTTTAAAAATATAACATCTGAAGTTTATATTGatatattttttgtaatatatgacttgtattaggttggtcaaattgaCGATTTAGAGATACGCGCACGCCCTGTAAACTGAGAGAGAGGAAGTAATAGAAATTGCTAAAGGCCTCATAGGGGAGAGTTAATGGCCCTATTATTGAGTTATTTATATCGGCTTTCTTTCCTAAGAGGAAAAGAGGGATATGCGAGTTCGACTCACGCTGTCCATGCAGGGCAGTCCGTTTTCAGCTTGGTACTGTTGATGGCACTACCGCTCAACTACGATATGCTTGGGAGGGGGTATTTCGGGGATGTGCTCCCCTGAAAACCGATGAAGCGCTAAGAGTAAAAAAGGTGAGACTATTGAAGGCAATTATCAGCGACTGTTTCCCTCCAAAACACGGTACTTCCATCGATAGAAAAATATACTTCCGTTCATGGAAGCAAGAAGTATTTCTTTTTCTTTGCCATGGAAACAGTATCGTGATGCATAACACAATCTTATTTCATCAAAGCAAACATCATTAATCATGGAAGCTAATTCACCAACTGATGGAAACATAAATTACTACTACCTCCAGACGTTGGCGCAGTTTTCTACTTTTATTACTCTCCTTAAGTTGAAGTGGAAAACGTTGAAGTGGTGTTTAGTtctagtcctaggactttttctagtttTTAGGATTTTTTTAAAAAGACTCTTAAGGAGGTACTTCTAAAGACTTTTAGCAGAATGTCTCAAAAAAAGTCCCTGAAACCAAACACCCCCTTTTTTTTGATTTTGTATTTTTCATGTACTTCTATTCTCTATTATCTAGATCACCACTTAAATAAAGCCTCATAACTCAACAGCATCATTTCAAATATGAAATTGCTTACCACACATACCAACACCCCCTTAGTTTCCTAAATATCAGCAGTTATTAGCAAATCCCACGTAATCAGCTTCATCGGTTTTTATAATTTTGAAAACTTCGGACGGAAGGTGCGCTGTGAGCAGGGGGCGCCCTGCTCATCCAGCGGCCATATGCTGCTAGTCTGATAGGAAGACACTCTTTTGTTGGTCCAGGCGACAGTTAACTGCATACCTATCAAAAGATTTGGTGAACGAAACCAGGAGCTCACATTGAATAAAAGAAAAGGTAATATCGTACAAGGGCCTTCGTTGTAACCATATTGTACAAAAGAAGTCAATTATTCCTGACAAACCTATCTTCCAGTCAACGGAAACACAACATGACAACAACTTTCATGTACCGAATACCAACAAATAAGTAGAAAAACAACGCTTCTGTTCCCGTTAGCAAACACTACTAGCATTTTCACGTCCCAGTACTTAATCAACTCCGTTAGTACAATTAAAGCATCACATCTCACCGAAGCAAGGGATGTCCTTCGGAAAAATTAACAATCACACGCTAAGGCCCAAAAGCCCTGGGAACAAAAAAAACATTACAACCTACTGGTGACCCAGACCGACGACCGCCTCGCCACTGCCAGAAACATTCAACCTGCTAGCCTCTGAACATGTTAGCCATGAGGGGAATGAGATCACACAAGCTGCCTGTACAGGCAGTAAACTAGAATGCTGAAACATTTCATTTGCCTACCTGTTGTGAATGACTCGACATTCCTAAATCTCAACAATCATGGGGGCAAGGGAAGATCATTCTTCTCGGTAGGAATTAGGAGCTGGAGCCGGGGCTGGGGCAGGGGCAGGATTCCGCTTGACAAAGTGACCACCAGGCGGGCGGTGGCCCCTGTTGTGGCCGCGCTCCCTGTACACCGGTCCTGGAGCTGGAGGCCCTGCACTTTGTCCATCGGCACTTGGGTTCTGCTGGAAGTCTGAGGGTTTGTTGGAGCCAACTGGCTGGTATTCAAGATGAGTGCTACCCTTCCGCCTTTCTGCATTTGCGCCATGGCTTGGCTGCCCAGCATCATAACCCCTTCCCCTGTGCGCGCTGCTTCCCCTGTGATACCTCCCGTTGTGCTGTCCCTGGCGACGGGTTGCATGATTAAGCTGCTGCTGTTCTGCATTTTCATGACTCTCACCCTTCTGGTTCTCATCAACATTTGTCATGTCACCTTTACCTTGATTACTATTACGATTGCTGCTGTCTTGCAGAGTAGCACTGTCCACCTGACCTTCAGTGGTATTATTGCCCTGTGAGTTATTCTGGGAATGTGAAGATTTTGGTTTCCAGTGTGCTCTAGAGTGTGCTGCGCTGCTCTTCACCTCAGGTTTTGACATGTTTCTATGTTCAGAAGAGTTTGCATCCATTCCACGTGTTGACATGTGATTCACATCTTTCCTGCCATCTCTGTTCTCATTTGAGTAGTTACTTGCCTCGTTTTTTGGGCCCTTAACATGCTGCCTCCTTTGCCTGTTAGCTGCCGCATGTTCTTTTGCGGCGCTGGCAGGTAACTCAACTGCTTCAGCTGGAGCCAAACTATTCCCGGCAGCATAATCTGCTTGCTTGTCAGGTTCAAGCTGCGGATGCTTGTCAGAAGGCCTCTGAACTTCGTGTGATTCTTGATAGCTGTCTGCTCGCTCAGAAGGTATTGGTACCACCGAAGATGAGTCATCTGTATTCCTTCTGCGCCAAGAAGAATGAGACTTCCCATGCCCTTTACTAGTTTTTCTGTCCTCCCATTTCTTGGGCTCTTTAGCAGCGGTTAACTTCTCATTATCATTACTCTTGTTCTCCACAGAGGATTTTTCTACAGGTAAATTTTGTTCCAAATTCTGCTGTTGAAGCTCTTTGGACAGTGGCTTAGGCACATATCTTTCCATTTCAGCTCTCTTAGTTCGTGTGACATTCTCCCCATCGGTGGTGCCCTTTCCAATTGGCTTAGGCCTGGCTGCTACTGCTACGTTAGCTTCCTCAGATGGTTCATTCCACCCTGATGGCTTAACTGGTGCCCAGACAACACTCTCATTCCCATGTGGCTTCTCGACAGGTCGGATAGCATGTTGAATCTTTTTTGATCCTTTTGCTTGCTGAGGTTTTGGGCGGCTATTTGCAGTGCTCTGAGCTTCCTCTGGTAATTTCAGGCGCTCCTGGTTGAAAGATCCAAATGAAATACCACCCACGGTTATACTTCCAACAGTAAGCACGGTGTTTTCAGCAGGAAGTATAGAACTACTAATGATAACGCCAGCGGTTTTTATTTTTGGCTCACTGGAGATGCCTGGTGTATTCTGCTGACCAAGAACCATGGGTGGATATTTAGAAGTAGCAGGAGCATCATCAACTTTTTTCTTATTTCTCGAGTTCCTGGCACTCTTCTTGCTGTGGGCTGGGGGATCATCATGTGATGTAACAACAGCAGTTGATGTGTCCAAAGAAACCTCAACAGCTTTCTTAACATTTTCTGTGTTTACTGCCACACTTGACTTCTCACCAAGAATTTTATCCTCTGAAACAGCATGCCTTTTTCTGTTGCCCTGCCTAGGCTTTGGAACACTGACATCATGTGACAGTGATATACTTTTATGTGCTATATGCTCCGTCATGTTGCTCTGTGTGTTCATGCCTGAGGTTGAAGTGTTATGACCAGAAGGATCTTTACCTGTTCCCTCAGTATGTAGTAGAGTGGACATGGGCTGTGCAGGAACTGCAGTATCCTTGGGTTCATTCGGTGGCTGAAGAATACTAACATTATCCAATACAGTAACATCATGTGATTCAGCAGTTGAAGACGCAGGTTCAGTAGTCCCATCAACTCCAGCCTTTTGCTTATTACGCACGTCGTCATTTTCTGGTGGTGGATCACTGGAATCCTTCTGATGTACTGATGAACGTTTGTTCAGCTCCTCCAATTTTGCAAGAGCTTTTGCCTTTTGTCGCTTTGTCCGCTCTTCTTCCTCAGCTTGCAATTGTTTGGCACGCTGTACAGCCAACTCCCTCATTTTTACACGCTGAATAGGAAATGCAACAATCAAATACTAGTTAGTAGGCAACAAGGTTATTAGAAGAATTGCACAGGTTATTAAGAAAGTAACTCAATGTAGTATAACTTCTTAATCTGCAGTGATATATGTATTGTAAACAGAGTATGTCTATTTAACACTCCCTCCGTCCTaaaaataagtgtctcaagctTAGTATAACtctgtactaaagttagtacaaaattgaaacacttattttgggacagagggagtaataaTAAGACTGGTAAGCAGGCAGTAATGGCACAAAACCAAATGTGGCATTAAAGAATGCAAGGGTATAAAAAGATGGGAGCCTACAAGAACAAGTCATGTGACATGCACAGCAGCATATGGTACAACATTTTGTGTTGTTTTATACTTCCTCTGTAAccaaatataagacgttttaggTCATTAGTACCATTTATTGAGATTCAAAATTTTAGATAAAACCTAACCTTGCATCAATAATGAAAATACACACAAATATGTTATGTGGTAACAAACAGCACCAATCCTTACTTAACAAAAGCTATTTAACGACAACATTTGTTAATAGAAATGGAAGTCCAAACAATACCTCATATACAAATATACAAGATACGGCAATATATTATGGACTAAAAATGCCAACAGCAAACCACAGGCTGTTAGAAATGCACTTGATGAATATAAATTGACTAGTGCAGGGTATCAATGGCATGTTTGGTTGACCACCACAAATTGGTTGCAACCTTGCAGGCTTTCAAAAAGCATGAGTCCGTGACACATGTGCTGCAGAACCCAAGGCTAACAAATTGTGCCAATGAACCAAAATATCTACCAGTCACATTTGCACAACTAAAGTTTTGTGAAGTGCAGTAATGAACTATACACACCCTAATACTTTTAATGGATATTACTGGTGAGAGCTGAGAAAGTAGCTCCATCCTAAAAACAAGTTGTTGTGAGGCACGTcgagtcaaacttttgaaacaaTATACATCTATAAATGTAGGTATATAGTTTGGCTACATGAAAATAATTTCATTGGATTTTCTTGCAGAAATATTTTCCAAACATACATAGTTAATTAATTCGGTTTTCTactatatcaaaaaattcataatcAAACTCTTCCACTGTAAAAAGTATTGTCAGAAGAAATCTGCAAACATACCTGAGATTCATAATCAGGTGAAGCTGGCATATCATCAGGTGGCAGCTGCGAAACATGCTCCGGAGGCTGGTCATGCTGACTATTCCTCACTTGAACTACTGGCAAAGATTCAGTTGCATAATTTTCTCCCCGCCCATGTCCTGTAGTATTGTTGGGTGGCATGTCTTTAGCAGGACCATGGTGGCTATTTCTTGAAGAATCAGCCCGCCTATGTGTGCGATCATGAGTTGATACACCCAGCTTTCCAGACTTGCTGGCTTCAGCAAAATGTGAGTGTAGCGGTCCAACAACCCCGCCATCATTAGGTCCCTTCTGCAGTTTCTGTACCACAGGAGAACGAGGAGAAACACATGCTGCCTGGCCATAAGCAGAAGCAAAAGCAGTGATGGCAGGAGTAGATGGAACATCTTTTATCACCCGATCTGCTTTTGAATCAGCATTTTTTAGCTGCTTCTCTTTGATTTCCTTGTTTGAAAATGCTTCTGCAACATTACGTGCATCAACATTTCTAGCTTTGTTGTTCAAACTCCCTATTTTCTCTATCAAAGCTGCATTCTTCTTAATGATAGGTTGCTGATCAAGCGGAAGATTATCCTCCTTTAACTTTTTCAGGTGGGCGCCATCATCAGTTTCCCTGGGATGGGAATGTGCATTTTCCAAAACAGACGAATGGCTTGTACGATTAGGACCTCTGTTATCATGCACTGACTTCATAAGCACCATGTTCCTTTCACTAGGGGTATTCCTTGTATCTGCCTTTGTGTTTACATCGTTTCGATTTCCATCTGGATGTGGAAGAAGTGGTGGTGCAGGCTGACTCTTCCTTTCAACTTCACCAGGACCCACTAAACGATCAGGGTTATCATGCAAAATCCTAGTTTGTCCTCGACAAATCAACTGTACTCTATCAGATTCGGAGAGCTCCTTGGGACTTGCTTCGTGTTTGACTGCTCTGCTCGGAGAATGTCCAGGCTGGAATTTCTCATTCTGATTGGGAAATTGATTCAATATTCCTGGTTGATGAGGGCCTCCAATGAATGGTGAATCTCTTACATTGGCATTATTAAAATTTGGCCGTTGAGGAGCATAATATCCATCATAAGGGATTGGGCCCTGGTAAACTGGCCTGGCTGGAATAACAGGTTGATTCATAACATACGAAGTAGGAGTCATAGAATGATATGCATCGGCATTTTTCGAGTGATATCCACCATGCCCTGAGCCCTGCCTTGCAGCTGCTTCTGAGTTGGGTGGGAACTGACCATAATAAGGGAATGGTTCCACAGGGAAATTGCTAGAGGGACCAACTGGTCTGTATGGGCCACCTGGTCCTCTATGCCACATTCCCTCAGGTGGGTGGCCAGGAGGTGCACGCCATGAATCAAACTGCGGAGGGGGCATACAATAGTTAGGAGGGTATGGCTGTGGCTGCTGAGCTCCATTTGGAGGACCTGTGGCAGGAAAGGGAGCACTTCCATCATGTGCCTGCTGATCTGTCTTCATGATATCTGCTGGTTGATTATTAGGTGGTCGAACTACTTCGCCAGATCCTAAAACACAGAAACGGTATCCCATTAAGTGGTCAGACCATAATAAATATATACATGCAACAGCAAGACGGTAAGGACATTAGCAAGTATAAAACGGTGAAATTAAATACCAGCAGATAGGCTCTTCCCCGTATCATTTTGGGTTCCATCTTTGCCAGAACTAGAAGTTGGGCGCCCTTTTGAACTATGACCTAGAATAAAAGGCTGAACTGTTAAGGAGAAATTATCTCGTATATCAACTGAACATACGTCATTTGAATTTGAAATCAGATCAGTCCGAAAAAAGAACTGAGATTTGCGGAAATAGATCTAGCAGATATGGCATATATCAGCATACCATATGATCAATACAATCAAGAATTCCAAATATTCAGTAAGAAGTCATGGGCATATaaacaaaaaatatatataatacATTTTGCATGCAGATTACCTCGTTGACTGTTTGATTCAGAGATTTTCTCAGAACCAAGTGTTGGGAAATCACCGGTACTTAGAGTAAACGCATGCCCATGTGAAGATCCCTACATAGGTAAGAACAAACATATTAAGTAGGCTCCGATTGCTGACGCCCAAGCCATATAAAGTAAGTATTGTGAATTACCGATCTGTCAACAGTCCTTATCGATACATTCATATTATCTGAGGGGTTATCTGCAAACCGAGAAAGCTGTGAGCTTCCTGGTCTTGTCTCTGCACTTCGAGGACGATTTGTGACCACTGGTACATTTTGTGATGGTAATGTGCCAGATGCTGAGGACGGTCGAGAATTTGGACCCCAAGCATTAGGAGAGTCAAGAGATTCACTTCCAGCTGTTGAGGGCCTTGAACCTCCACCGGAAGAGGGACGGCCATTGAATTGGCTTGGTGCACCAGAATTTCCATCCTTCTTGGGAGATAGAAGTGACGAGGAATTCCATGCATTTGGTGTTGTAGGTCCTGGTTTGCTGCCCCATGTGAGGGTGCCCCTAAAATCAAAATGATAACCTCGTCActagaaattattgaaaactatTGAGAACTCATAATGAGTAGCATCAGATCTCGAAAAGAATGGATAAAAACAGTGTGGTATAACAAATGAGTGTGGGGACTCACTTTGGAACGATTTCCACATTGGGGTCAAGACCTTGATTTTCCAACCTTCATGAGAACTACTAAATCAGTTCACATAGAAGTATACAAAGATAAGATTTCGCTTACAATGTCCAATACAAAAACTGTTACCTCTGACTTGGCAAATTAATGGGCTTTGGGATTTTTCCAAGAACAGTCATGCCAGATTTCCTTGTAGGAGCAGCCCATCTGCAGAAAGCAGTACAGAATAATAAAGTACACACATAGTACACCAGCAGCAGTGCTATAACTAAGCAACAATTATTAAGCGCGTTAACCTGATTATGTGAGGCATACTGTTAAAAAACATATTGCATATCAATATAAATTTCGAGTCTCAGAAGGATAAATGAATGGAGCTTAATCATCCATCTATAGGAAGAGAACTACAAATATTCTATCAAATGGCATTGCAAATCAGTACATAAAGCATTTAACAAATTTAATACACAGAAATAATTAGGACTCCACTACAAATCTGACGTCAAATTGTTTTTTTAGGCAAATCAAACATTTATCATAGCAAATTATGTTCTCCAAGGATGGCAAGTTTAGTTGGCGAGTATGGCAAATCCGCCTCAGTTCAATTTTTTTCTCAGAAATTGCAGGGCTTGCAAACTAAATTTGCCGTTATCACACCAATGTaaattgccatgaaaaacgtCAGATTTGCCATCAGATTTTTACTGTTTCCGAATGATTATGGCTGAGAGATGGAAGAGTGCAGAGTTATGCCAAATGCTGCTTGACAGTGCTATCGAAAGGATTCAAAACTTTTTGTTCAAATACCACTTATTAACCAATAAAACACGGGCTTACAAATAGGAAGGTGAAAACGGCCCAAAAAAGGCTCGGGCACTCCTGTCTGCTGATGGGCCAAGATGAAACGTGATATGAGCCTGGACTTGCATCTTGTATTCTTGATAAAAAATTTGTTCAATACACTAAATACATACTCTGCCGCATTCATCAAGGTTCACTGACTGAATTAACAAAAACCTGAGCAGTCTGCCCTGGACAAAAGACAGTTCTTTAAGAGAAAGCAGATAACTGACTTTCTGCCGTTAAAAGGATTTGATAAATACACTGAGAGGAAACGAAGCATATAAGCTATAAATACATATTTGCTCGGTTGAAAGAAGAGCACGGGCTCATCTGCGACCATCTGGTGCCATGACGCTGCCGCACAGATACCATACCACACAACTGGATTGCTTAACCATCGAACAGCATAGAATTGAACCAGACAACCTAGAAATGCACTCTGCCTGTCATGCTTCCGATCCGGAAACTAGCATTCGAACGACACCAAAGCTAAATACTACCATACGCCAAGCACTACTACAAATCGATGATTAAAAAAAACTGATATTTGTAATTTTAAAACAAAAATAGCAAGCGTCGCCAGAATCACCACGCGCAACAATGCAAAGGCCCTGCGCATCCAGTCGCGGACGAAATTCAAAACGACGAGGGAGATGAAATCGCGTCGCGCGCGCGAGGGGGATAGGCATCTCGCACCTCTTGTCTGTGGTGAGCAGGCTCGAGGCCATGGCCTCTCCCCTCGAGCTTGCGCCCCTCGCCGGGGGTCCGAATCGAGCGTCGCCGATCGCCGGGACGTGAGCCTGGCGCGTCCAGGCCTGGGAGATCGGGATCTCTCGGACGGCCTCGGAGGGGCCGCGAGGAGCGAAACCCTAGAGACGGACGGACGCCGCGATCGGCCCGGATCGGCGACGGCTGCGGCGGCAGAGGCGGGAGGCGGGCGTGGAGAATCCGCGGGAACCCTCGCGGCCGGGCCCTGCCgtccggcgagcggcggcggcgggggagggcGACGGAGATTGACGGGTGGGCCCCGCGCGTCAGATGGAAGGAGGGAAGGGgacggaggagagagagggaagagaaggttgGAGAGGCGTTCGTGAGAGCGGTATAAAGGGGAGGCGGAGAGGACGCGTGGCGGTGCGGGGGATGGGTGGGCTCGTGCGCGTGCCCGGGGACGCGTGGAGTCGTACGAGTGGTGGGCTCTGCCGGGGTGCTGCGCCCGTCCGGCGCAGGGGATCCCAGCGGGGAGTTGCGTGCTTGGATTTGGGTGGCCAGGTCGGGCGCGGCGACGTCGACGTTTCGTGCGAGCCAAGATTGCCACAAGTGTGCACGGTTCGTCACCGGATGACCCTACGCGTGGTCGATGCcttcttttttctcttttgtccTCCCTCGTGATCAGTGGTGCATCACTAGTAATTGGGGCCGCCATTGCGAGCCTCGTGAGAGTGTTTCTTTGTGTTGCAATGTTGGGTGTGTGCATTAAATTCGTCTTGTGTTGCTAATATGTTGGCTTTGTATACTAATAACTGATTTGTTTGTGTCTTGTTTCACTTGGCTTAATGCACCTGATAAACCTGCAAAATGTGGAGAAAAAAACTTGTCAACAAGAAAATATGTGAACTCAACCTATTTGAGACATGTCCCCTAGACTAGACAGGGAGCATTGCCTCACCCAAGCATGCGAGACAATGAATTCAAGGTTATAGTTGGCGCTACTAGCTGCAAATAAACTACATGTAGCTTTGCAATACTTTATCTCTTCTGATTTAAAACACAAGTTTCTCGGGAAAAAAAATGTAACCACAAGTTACTAAATTTTAAGATTATAAAGTACATAGACATCATGATATGAAATATAAAG
This genomic window contains:
- the LOC109749992 gene encoding protein MODIFIER OF SNC1 1 isoform X2, whose translation is MRQNRSARAFFGPFSPSYLWAAPTRKSGMTVLGKIPKPINLPSQRLENQGLDPNVEIVPKGTLTWGSKPGPTTPNAWNSSSLLSPKKDGNSGAPSQFNGRPSSGGGSRPSTAGSESLDSPNAWGPNSRPSSASGTLPSQNVPVVTNRPRSAETRPGSSQLSRFADNPSDNMNVSIRTVDRSGSSHGHAFTLSTGDFPTLGSEKISESNSQRGHSSKGRPTSSSGKDGTQNDTGKSLSAGSGEVVRPPNNQPADIMKTDQQAHDGSAPFPATGPPNGAQQPQPYPPNYCMPPPQFDSWRAPPGHPPEGMWHRGPGGPYRPVGPSSNFPVEPFPYYGQFPPNSEAAARQGSGHGGYHSKNADAYHSMTPTSYVMNQPVIPARPVYQGPIPYDGYYAPQRPNFNNANVRDSPFIGGPHQPGILNQFPNQNEKFQPGHSPSRAVKHEASPKELSESDRVQLICRGQTRILHDNPDRLVGPGEVERKSQPAPPLLPHPDGNRNDVNTKADTRNTPSERNMVLMKSVHDNRGPNRTSHSSVLENAHSHPRETDDGAHLKKLKEDNLPLDQQPIIKKNAALIEKIGSLNNKARNVDARNVAEAFSNKEIKEKQLKNADSKADRVIKDVPSTPAITAFASAYGQAACVSPRSPVVQKLQKGPNDGGVVGPLHSHFAEASKSGKLGVSTHDRTHRRADSSRNSHHGPAKDMPPNNTTGHGRGENYATESLPVVQVRNSQHDQPPEHVSQLPPDDMPASPDYESQRVKMRELAVQRAKQLQAEEEERTKRQKAKALAKLEELNKRSSVHQKDSSDPPPENDDVRNKQKAGVDGTTEPASSTAESHDVTVLDNVSILQPPNEPKDTAVPAQPMSTLLHTEGTGKDPSGHNTSTSGMNTQSNMTEHIAHKSISLSHDVSVPKPRQGNRKRHAVSEDKILGEKSSVAVNTENVKKAVEVSLDTSTAVVTSHDDPPAHSKKSARNSRNKKKVDDAPATSKYPPMVLGQQNTPGISSEPKIKTAGVIISSSILPAENTVLTVGSITVGGISFGSFNQERLKLPEEAQSTANSRPKPQQAKGSKKIQHAIRPVEKPHGNESVVWAPVKPSGWNEPSEEANVAVAARPKPIGKGTTDGENVTRTKRAEMERYVPKPLSKELQQQNLEQNLPVEKSSVENKSNDNEKLTAAKEPKKWEDRKTSKGHGKSHSSWRRRNTDDSSSVVPIPSERADSYQESHEVQRPSDKHPQLEPDKQADYAAGNSLAPAEAVELPASAAKEHAAANRQRRQHVKGPKNEASNYSNENRDGRKDVNHMSTRGMDANSSEHRNMSKPEVKSSAAHSRAHWKPKSSHSQNNSQGNNTTEGQVDSATLQDSSNRNSNQGKGDMTNVDENQKGESHENAEQQQLNHATRRQGQHNGRYHRGSSAHRGRGYDAGQPSHGANAERRKGSTHLEYQPVGSNKPSDFQQNPSADGQSAGPPAPGPVYRERGHNRGHRPPGGHFVKRNPAPAPAPAPAPNSYREE
- the LOC109749992 gene encoding protein MODIFIER OF SNC1 1 isoform X3; translated protein: MASSLLTTDKRWAAPTRKSGMTVLGKIPKPINLPSQRLENQGLDPNVEIVPKGTLTWGSKPGPTTPNAWNSSSLLSPKKDGNSGAPSQFNGRPSSGGGSRPSTAGSESLDSPNAWGPNSRPSSASGTLPSQNVPVVTNRPRSAETRPGSSQLSRFADNPSDNMNVSIRTVDRSGSSHGHAFTLSTGDFPTLGSEKISESNSQRGHSSKGRPTSSSGKDGTQNDTGKSLSAGSGEVVRPPNNQPADIMKTDQQAHDGSAPFPATGPPNGAQQPQPYPPNYCMPPPQFDSWRAPPGHPPEGMWHRGPGGPYRPVGPSSNFPVEPFPYYGQFPPNSEAAARQGSGHGGYHSKNADAYHSMTPTSYVMNQPVIPARPVYQGPIPYDGYYAPQRPNFNNANVRDSPFIGGPHQPGILNQFPNQNEKFQPGHSPSRAVKHEASPKELSESDRVQLICRGQTRILHDNPDRLVGPGEVERKSQPAPPLLPHPDGNRNDVNTKADTRNTPSERNMVLMKSVHDNRGPNRTSHSSVLENAHSHPRETDDGAHLKKLKEDNLPLDQQPIIKKNAALIEKIGSLNNKARNVDARNVAEAFSNKEIKEKQLKNADSKADRVIKDVPSTPAITAFASAYGQAACVSPRSPVVQKLQKGPNDGGVVGPLHSHFAEASKSGKLGVSTHDRTHRRADSSRNSHHGPAKDMPPNNTTGHGRGENYATESLPVVQVRNSQHDQPPEHVSQLPPDDMPASPDYESQRVKMRELAVQRAKQLQAEEEERTKRQKAKALAKLEELNKRSSVHQKDSSDPPPENDDVRNKQKAGVDGTTEPASSTAESHDVTVLDNVSILQPPNEPKDTAVPAQPMSTLLHTEGTGKDPSGHNTSTSGMNTQSNMTEHIAHKSISLSHDVSVPKPRQGNRKRHAVSEDKILGEKSSVAVNTENVKKAVEVSLDTSTAVVTSHDDPPAHSKKSARNSRNKKKVDDAPATSKYPPMVLGQQNTPGISSEPKIKTAGVIISSSILPAENTVLTVGSITVGGISFGSFNQERLKLPEEAQSTANSRPKPQQAKGSKKIQHAIRPVEKPHGNESVVWAPVKPSGWNEPSEEANVAVAARPKPIGKGTTDGENVTRTKRAEMERYVPKPLSKELQQQNLEQNLPVEKSSVENKSNDNEKLTAAKEPKKWEDRKTSKGHGKSHSSWRRRNTDDSSSVVPIPSERADSYQESHEVQRPSDKHPQLEPDKQADYAAGNSLAPAEAVELPASAAKEHAAANRQRRQHVKGPKNEASNYSNENRDGRKDVNHMSTRGMDANSSEHRNMSKPEVKSSAAHSRAHWKPKSSHSQNNSQGNNTTEGQVDSATLQDSSNRNSNQGKGDMTNVDENQKGESHENAEQQQLNHATRRQGQHNGRYHRGSSAHRGRGYDAGQPSHGANAERRKGSTHLEYQPVGSNKPSDFQQNPSADGQSAGPPAPGPVYRERGHNRGHRPPGGHFVKRNPAPAPAPAPAPNSYREE